A genomic segment from Propioniciclava sp. MC1595 encodes:
- the rsfS gene encoding ribosome silencing factor, producing MAATDHALHLTQLAAQAAADKQATDLVAFDVSERLALTDVFLIVTAKNEPQVGAVVDAIEEALFKDGSKVLRREGEGEKRWVLLDFGDIVVHVQHAEERQLYSLERLWRDCPAIALSVDEGVAAVEA from the coding sequence ATGGCGGCGACTGACCACGCGCTCCACCTCACCCAGTTGGCGGCCCAAGCGGCGGCCGACAAGCAGGCCACCGACCTGGTGGCCTTCGACGTGTCGGAGCGCCTGGCCCTCACCGACGTCTTCCTGATCGTGACCGCGAAGAACGAGCCCCAGGTGGGCGCCGTGGTCGACGCGATCGAGGAGGCCCTGTTCAAGGACGGCTCCAAGGTCCTGCGCCGCGAGGGCGAGGGCGAGAAGCGCTGGGTGCTGCTCGACTTCGGCGACATCGTGGTGCACGTCCAGCACGCCGAGGAGCGGCAGCTGTACTCGCTCGAGCGCCTGTGGCGCGACTGCCCGGCGATCGCGCTCTCCGTCGACGAGGGCGTCGCAGCCGTCGAGGCGTGA
- the proB gene encoding glutamate 5-kinase — protein MSAAIRRSVGEARRIVVKVGSSSLTDAFGRIDMAQMNALVDAIAAARASGREVVVVSSGAVAAGLDPLGMRARPRDLATRQAAASVGQGLLLARYTSLFAAHGLTVGQVLLTVEDITRQSSYANALRTLTRLLDLGVVPVVNENDTVATNELRFGDNDRLAALVAHVVQADALFLLSDVDALYTDHPARPGARRITDVPEVDELVVDTSRSGSTVGTGGMATKLEAARIATHAGVTTVLASATAVAEALAGEPVGTLFHPSGRRRSRKMLWLAYASKVEGVLTLDAGAVRAVVERGASLLPAGVTGFTGEFHAGDPVRLDGPDGQLVGHGLVNYDATDVPSMLGRSTRELAAERGEGFDRELVHRDALILRKKFRG, from the coding sequence GTGAGTGCCGCCATCCGGCGCTCCGTCGGCGAGGCGCGGCGGATCGTCGTCAAGGTGGGGTCCTCTTCGCTCACCGACGCCTTCGGGCGCATCGACATGGCCCAGATGAACGCCCTCGTGGACGCCATCGCCGCGGCCCGGGCGTCCGGCCGGGAGGTCGTGGTGGTCAGCTCCGGCGCTGTGGCCGCCGGCCTCGACCCGCTCGGCATGCGGGCCAGGCCCCGCGACCTCGCCACCCGGCAGGCGGCCGCCTCGGTGGGCCAGGGCCTGCTGCTGGCGCGCTACACCTCGCTGTTCGCCGCGCACGGACTCACCGTCGGCCAGGTCCTGCTCACGGTGGAGGACATCACCCGGCAGTCCTCCTACGCCAACGCCCTGCGGACCCTGACCCGGCTCCTCGACCTCGGCGTCGTGCCCGTCGTCAACGAGAACGACACCGTCGCCACCAACGAGCTGCGCTTCGGCGACAACGACCGCCTGGCCGCGCTGGTCGCCCACGTGGTGCAGGCCGACGCGCTGTTCCTGCTCTCCGACGTGGACGCCCTCTACACCGACCACCCCGCACGCCCGGGCGCGCGGCGGATCACCGACGTGCCCGAGGTCGACGAGCTGGTCGTCGACACCTCCCGGAGCGGGTCCACCGTCGGCACCGGCGGCATGGCCACCAAGCTGGAGGCCGCCCGCATCGCCACCCACGCCGGCGTGACCACCGTGCTGGCCTCGGCGACCGCGGTGGCCGAGGCGCTGGCCGGCGAGCCCGTCGGCACCCTGTTCCACCCGTCGGGCCGCCGCCGCTCCCGGAAGATGCTCTGGCTGGCCTACGCGTCCAAGGTCGAGGGCGTCCTGACCCTCGACGCGGGTGCCGTGCGCGCCGTGGTCGAGCGCGGGGCGTCCCTGCTGCCGGCCGGCGTGACCGGCTTCACCGGCGAGTTCCACGCCGGGGACCCGGTGCGCCTCGACGGCCCCGACGGCCAGCTGGTGGGGCACGGCCTGGTCAACTACGACGCGACCGACGTGCCCTCGATGCTCGGCCGTTCCACTCGCGAGCTCGCCGCCGAGCGCGGGGAGGGCTTCGACCGCGAGCTGGTGCACCGCGACGCGCTCATCCTGCGCAAGAAGTTCCGGGGCTGA
- the obgE gene encoding GTPase ObgE — MAIPSFVDRATLRVSGGNGGHGCASVHREKFKPLGGPDGGNGGDGGSVVLRVDLGLTTLVDYHRQSQRRATNGQPGEGDHRRGANGDDVVLAVPEGTVVSDADTGEVLADLVGEGAEVVIAAGGKGGLGNAALATAARKAPGFALLGEDGEERTIVLELKVLADVGLVGFPSAGKSSLIAAISRARPKIADYPFTTLVPNLGVVVAGETTYTVADVPGLIEGASEGRGLGFDFLRHIERCQAIVHVIDCATYEPGRDPVTDLDIIEGELAAHGGLEDRPRLVALNKVDIPDAAELADLVTPDLEERGLKVFRISTKSGEGLQGLTFAMADLVRQRRDAAPAPAPQRIVIRPAPVAGGPEFGIRRMGDGEGGFVWRVEGTKPERWVKQTDFTNPEAVGYLADRFTRLGIEDELLRLGAREGDAVAIGAGENPVVFDFAPQIQSGAEILTRRGDDERLHSERPSVVRRREMDAEYHAAKADAEGKPRDPKQSWRAASDEEDGW; from the coding sequence ATGGCCATTCCCTCGTTCGTCGACCGCGCGACCCTGCGTGTCTCCGGTGGCAACGGTGGCCACGGGTGCGCCTCTGTGCACCGCGAGAAGTTCAAGCCGCTGGGCGGCCCCGACGGCGGCAACGGCGGTGACGGCGGCTCGGTCGTCCTGCGCGTCGACCTCGGGCTGACCACGCTCGTCGACTACCACCGCCAGTCCCAGCGCCGCGCCACCAACGGCCAGCCCGGCGAGGGCGACCACCGCCGCGGCGCCAACGGCGACGACGTCGTGCTGGCCGTGCCCGAGGGCACCGTGGTCAGCGACGCCGACACCGGCGAGGTCCTGGCCGACCTGGTCGGCGAGGGCGCCGAGGTCGTGATCGCGGCCGGCGGCAAGGGCGGCCTGGGCAACGCCGCGCTGGCGACCGCCGCGCGCAAGGCCCCGGGCTTCGCCCTCCTGGGCGAGGACGGCGAGGAGCGCACGATCGTCCTCGAGCTGAAGGTGCTCGCCGACGTCGGGCTCGTCGGCTTCCCCAGCGCGGGCAAGAGCTCCCTCATCGCGGCGATCAGCCGCGCGCGGCCGAAGATCGCCGATTACCCCTTCACCACGCTGGTGCCGAACCTGGGCGTCGTCGTCGCGGGGGAGACCACCTACACCGTCGCCGACGTGCCCGGCCTGATCGAGGGCGCCTCCGAGGGCCGCGGTCTGGGCTTCGACTTCCTGCGCCACATCGAGCGCTGCCAGGCCATCGTGCACGTCATCGACTGCGCCACCTACGAGCCCGGCCGCGACCCGGTCACCGACCTCGACATCATCGAGGGCGAGCTCGCCGCCCACGGCGGCCTGGAGGACCGGCCGCGCCTGGTCGCACTCAACAAGGTCGACATCCCCGACGCCGCCGAGCTGGCCGACCTGGTCACGCCCGACCTCGAGGAGCGCGGGCTGAAGGTCTTCCGCATCTCCACCAAGTCGGGCGAGGGCCTGCAGGGGCTCACCTTCGCGATGGCCGACCTCGTCCGCCAGCGCCGGGACGCCGCGCCCGCCCCCGCGCCGCAACGGATCGTGATCCGGCCCGCGCCGGTGGCCGGCGGCCCCGAGTTCGGCATCCGCCGCATGGGCGACGGCGAGGGCGGCTTCGTCTGGCGCGTGGAGGGCACCAAGCCCGAGCGCTGGGTCAAGCAGACCGACTTCACCAACCCCGAGGCCGTCGGCTACCTCGCCGACCGGTTCACCCGCCTCGGCATCGAGGACGAGCTGCTGCGCCTCGGTGCCCGCGAGGGGGACGCCGTGGCCATCGGCGCCGGCGAGAACCCGGTCGTGTTCGACTTCGCGCCCCAGATCCAGTCCGGCGCCGAGATCCTCACCCGTCGCGGCGACGACGAGCGCCTCCACAGCGAGCGTCCCTCCGTCGTGCGCCGCCGCGAGATGGACGCCGAGTACCACGCGGCCAAGGCCGATGCCGAGGGCAAGCCCCGTGACCCCAAGCAGAGCTGGCGCGCGGCGTCCGACGAGGAGGACGGCTGGTGA
- a CDS encoding glutamate-5-semialdehyde dehydrogenase: MTTFTDQARAARTAARTLATASRATKDAALGAMADRLLAAQDAILAANAEDVAAAEAAGTSAALIDRLRLTPERLQGMADGLRQLAGLPDPIGDVLRGWTNANGVTVRQVRVPFGVVGIIYEARPNVTADAAGIALKSGNAALLRGSSSTLASNRAVMAALRDGLLDAGLPADAAQLVEGDRSVTAEMMGARGLVDVLIPRGGAGLINAVVEGSKVPVIETGTGNCHLFVDASADHDMALGILLNAKTQRPSVCNAVETLLVHADAAPAFLPKALAALADAGVTVHGTPAVAAYSADVVPAGDGEFDDEYLSLDLACDVVPDLDAAIGHIREHTTGHSETIVTADLRSADRFVAEVDAAAVLVNASSRFVDGGEFGFGAEIGISTQKLHARGPMALPEMTATKYVVTGHGQTRA; this comes from the coding sequence ATGACGACCTTCACCGACCAGGCCCGCGCCGCGCGCACCGCCGCGCGCACGCTCGCCACGGCGTCCCGGGCGACCAAGGACGCCGCGCTGGGCGCGATGGCCGACCGCCTGCTCGCCGCGCAGGACGCGATCCTGGCGGCCAACGCCGAGGACGTGGCCGCCGCCGAGGCCGCGGGCACGAGCGCCGCCCTGATCGACCGGCTCCGCCTCACCCCCGAGCGCCTGCAGGGCATGGCCGACGGCTTGCGCCAGCTCGCCGGGCTGCCCGACCCGATCGGCGACGTGCTGCGCGGCTGGACCAACGCCAACGGCGTCACCGTGCGTCAGGTGCGGGTGCCCTTCGGCGTGGTCGGCATCATCTACGAGGCCCGCCCCAACGTGACCGCCGACGCCGCCGGCATCGCCCTGAAGTCCGGCAACGCGGCGCTGCTGCGCGGGTCGAGCTCGACGCTGGCCTCCAACCGCGCCGTCATGGCCGCCCTGCGCGACGGCCTGCTCGACGCCGGCCTGCCCGCCGACGCCGCCCAGCTCGTGGAGGGGGACCGCTCGGTCACCGCCGAGATGATGGGTGCCCGCGGCCTGGTCGACGTGCTCATCCCGCGCGGTGGGGCCGGCCTGATCAACGCGGTCGTCGAGGGCTCGAAGGTGCCCGTGATCGAGACCGGCACCGGCAACTGCCACCTGTTCGTGGACGCCTCGGCCGACCACGACATGGCCCTCGGCATCCTGCTCAACGCCAAGACCCAGCGCCCCAGCGTGTGCAACGCGGTCGAGACCCTGCTCGTGCACGCGGACGCCGCCCCCGCCTTCCTGCCCAAGGCCCTGGCCGCGCTGGCGGACGCCGGCGTGACGGTCCACGGGACCCCGGCCGTCGCGGCGTACTCGGCCGACGTCGTGCCGGCCGGGGACGGGGAGTTCGACGACGAGTACCTCTCGCTCGACCTCGCCTGCGACGTGGTGCCCGACCTGGACGCGGCCATCGGCCACATCCGCGAGCACACGACCGGCCACTCCGAGACCATCGTCACCGCCGACCTGCGCTCGGCCGACCGCTTCGTCGCCGAGGTGGACGCCGCGGCCGTCCTGGTGAACGCCTCGAGCCGGTTCGTGGACGGGGGCGAGTTCGGGTTCGGCGCCGAGATCGGCATCTCGACGCAGAAGCTGCACGCCCGCGGCCCGATGGCGCTGCCCGAGATGACCGCCACGAAGTACGTGGTCACGGGCCACGGGCAGACCAGGGCCTGA
- a CDS encoding pyridoxamine 5'-phosphate oxidase family protein has protein sequence MAIPRDDFVRYVTDHPLGVVSTHDAERGPEAALLTLAPLPDGDVLFDTQVSSRKAHNLAADPRVALVIGTTEESSIQVEGTAAFPADAAEQRAWAAAYEARFPDSQAADAAFTIVRVHPHWLRHYIVGDTIHEGPVDWA, from the coding sequence ACGACTTCGTCCGCTACGTCACCGACCACCCGCTCGGCGTGGTGTCCACCCATGACGCCGAGCGCGGCCCCGAGGCCGCCCTGCTGACGCTGGCGCCCCTGCCCGACGGCGACGTGCTCTTCGACACGCAGGTGTCCTCCCGCAAGGCCCACAACCTCGCCGCCGACCCCCGGGTCGCGCTGGTCATCGGCACGACCGAGGAGTCCTCGATCCAGGTCGAGGGCACCGCCGCCTTCCCGGCCGACGCCGCCGAGCAGCGGGCATGGGCCGCCGCGTACGAGGCACGCTTCCCCGACTCGCAGGCGGCGGACGCGGCGTTCACGATCGTGCGCGTGCACCCGCACTGGCTGCGCCACTACATCGTGGGCGACACGATCCACGAGGGCCCGGTCGACTGGGCCTGA
- the nadD gene encoding nicotinate-nucleotide adenylyltransferase has translation MTSTGLANGTGRATWRLGVMGGTFDPIHHGHLVAASEVAARFDLDEVVFVPTGQPWQKAHKKVSSPEDRYLMTVIATASNPRFSVSRVDIERPGDTYTVDTLRDLRKLRGPETQLYFITGADALSQILTWRGADELFELAHFVGVSRPGVELDQSDIAHLPADKVTLIEIPALSISSTACRERTASGLPTWYLVPDGIVQYISKRGLYIQGPDDKEIHGGD, from the coding sequence ATGACGTCCACCGGCCTGGCCAACGGCACGGGCCGCGCCACGTGGCGCCTCGGCGTCATGGGTGGCACCTTCGACCCGATCCACCACGGCCACCTCGTGGCCGCGAGTGAGGTGGCGGCGCGCTTCGACCTCGACGAAGTGGTCTTCGTGCCGACCGGCCAGCCGTGGCAGAAGGCCCACAAGAAGGTCTCCTCGCCCGAGGACCGCTACCTCATGACGGTCATCGCCACGGCGTCCAACCCCCGCTTCTCGGTGAGCCGGGTCGACATCGAGCGGCCGGGCGACACCTACACCGTCGACACCCTGCGCGACCTGCGCAAGCTCCGCGGGCCCGAAACGCAGCTGTACTTCATCACCGGAGCCGACGCCCTCAGCCAGATCCTGACGTGGCGCGGCGCCGACGAGTTGTTCGAGCTCGCCCACTTCGTGGGCGTCTCCCGGCCCGGCGTCGAACTGGACCAGTCCGACATCGCGCACCTGCCGGCCGACAAGGTCACCCTCATCGAGATCCCGGCGCTGTCGATCTCGTCGACCGCCTGCCGCGAGCGCACGGCGTCCGGCCTGCCCACCTGGTACTTGGTGCCGGACGGTATCGTGCAGTACATCAGCAAGCGGGGCCTGTACATCCAAGGCCCCGATGACAAGGAGATTCATGGCGGCGACTGA
- a CDS encoding histidine phosphatase family protein produces the protein MQDAPRTKLVLVRHGQTDSNAAGRFQGQQDVPLNRIGRSQAATLAERLVRLKAARVVTSDLLRASATAEAIATASGIGVEVDAGLREIHVGSWEGRTAVEVAVENPWFEDALHTGRDFRRSETGETAEEAGERVAGVLARVASAHPGETTVVVGHGLALRVGLSLFLGLGLDASFSLSGLWNCSWTILEHNQRWRLLSYNNVVVNHGGQPPSASSR, from the coding sequence ATGCAGGACGCGCCGCGCACCAAGCTGGTGCTCGTCCGCCACGGCCAGACCGACTCGAACGCGGCCGGGCGGTTCCAGGGGCAGCAGGACGTCCCGCTCAACCGCATCGGGCGCTCCCAGGCCGCCACGCTGGCCGAGCGGCTCGTCCGCCTGAAGGCCGCGCGCGTGGTCACCTCCGACCTGCTGCGCGCCTCCGCGACGGCCGAGGCGATCGCCACGGCGTCCGGCATCGGCGTCGAGGTGGACGCCGGCCTGCGCGAGATCCACGTCGGCTCGTGGGAGGGCCGCACGGCGGTCGAGGTGGCCGTCGAGAACCCGTGGTTCGAGGACGCCCTCCACACCGGCCGCGACTTCCGCCGCTCCGAGACCGGGGAGACCGCCGAGGAGGCGGGTGAGCGAGTCGCCGGCGTGCTGGCCCGGGTGGCGTCCGCGCACCCGGGGGAGACCACCGTCGTCGTCGGGCACGGCCTCGCGCTGCGCGTGGGGCTGTCGTTGTTCCTCGGGCTGGGGCTGGACGCGTCCTTCTCCCTGTCGGGGCTGTGGAACTGCTCCTGGACGATCCTGGAGCACAACCAGCGCTGGCGGCTGCTGAGCTACAACAACGTCGTGGTGAACCACGGCGGGCAGCCGCCGTCGGCCTCCTCGCGCTGA